ATTTTCTTCCATTCTAATTTGAAATGGGATAGACAATATATACCCCTCCTTTTGTTGATATTAAACTAATTCAATCCTCTTTCGATTTTTTGCAGACTCAATGCAAGCTGAGACTACCTTCATATTATGATACGCATCCTTAGGTTGAAAAGGTAGAGGTTGATTTTGAAATATACTTTGTGCAAAATGATCTGCTTGCAACGTATATTGATTTACTTCAGGTACCTCGATTACTTTGGAATCACCTTTTTTTGTAACTATAAAATGATTCTTTCCATCCATTGTAATAAATGCACTTGGCACTTCAATTTTTCCGTCAGAACCTACAACCTCTAAACTATTTCTAAATTCTGCCCACATCCCACAGTCAAAAGTTAGTGATACTTGATTCGGGAATTCGATCAAAGCAGATGCCATCATATCAACTTGATCATGATGAGAAGAGAAAAAAGCATGCGTAGTCACAGCCTCTGGTTCATTCTCTAAAATAAATCTTGCAGCACTAATTGGATAACATCCTACATCATATAATGAACCACCTCCCATATGTTGTTTGTATCTAACGTTTTCCATATCCTCTGCATTATTAAACGTAAATGCACTATGTATTCCACGTATTTCACCAATTTCACCTGATTTAATCATCTCTTTTAACTGTTTATAACGTGGATGATAACGATACATAAATGCTTCAGCTAAATAAACGTTAGCCTTCTCACAAGCTTCAATCATTTCAATAGCTTCATTTTCATTTAGTGCTATTGGTTTTTCGCATAATACATGTTTACCAGCTTGTGCTGCTTTGATCGTCCACTCTTTATGTAAATGGTTTGGAAGTGGAATGTATACTGACTCAATGTCTGGATCAGCTAACAATTCCTCATAATCTCCATATGCTCTTGGTATGTTCAATTCTAATGCTACTTTTAA
The window above is part of the Chengkuizengella sp. SCS-71B genome. Proteins encoded here:
- a CDS encoding Gfo/Idh/MocA family oxidoreductase, which codes for MQSRKMKWGILGCANIAINSVIPGIKESKMNEVVAIASRGKEKALKVALELNIPRAYGDYEELLADPDIESVYIPLPNHLHKEWTIKAAQAGKHVLCEKPIALNENEAIEMIEACEKANVYLAEAFMYRYHPRYKQLKEMIKSGEIGEIRGIHSAFTFNNAEDMENVRYKQHMGGGSLYDVGCYPISAARFILENEPEAVTTHAFFSSHHDQVDMMASALIEFPNQVSLTFDCGMWAEFRNSLEVVGSDGKIEVPSAFITMDGKNHFIVTKKGDSKVIEVPEVNQYTLQADHFAQSIFQNQPLPFQPKDAYHNMKVVSACIESAKNRKRIELV